GGGTGGTGGGACGACGGGGAACGGCGCGGTGAACAACTCATCCGGACAGGCAAACACCTCGATGTTCGGGAGGGGTTCACCGGGCGTACGCCCCGACGGCACGCGCGGTGCGTTGTCCGCCGTCCCGATGGGACGGACGATGGCTGACCGTTGCGCCACCGAGCGCGGGCCCCACCGACCGGAGAGGACACCGGTGTACCTGTCGACCGTCACCCGGCCGGAGACCGAGCCGGTCGCTCCCGATCCCGGTCGGCGCCGGCGTCGTGTCGCCCTGGTCAGCGGCAACGTCGTCGCGCTCGGTACGGTCAGCCTGATCACCGACATCTCGGCCGAGATGGTCACCGCGGTGCTGCCGCTCTACCTGGTGTTCGGCCTCCAACTGAGCCCACTGGCCTTCGGCGTCGTCGACGGCGTCTACACCGGCGCGACCGCCCTGCTGCGCGTCGTCGGCGGCTTCGTCGCGGACCGGTTCCGCCGCCGCAAGCTCGTCGCCGGTCTCGGCTACGCGCTGTCCGCAGTGGCCAAGCTCGGTCTGCTGCTCGCCGGCCGGTCGGTGCCCGCGATCGGCGCGGTGATCGCCGTCGACCGCCTCGGCAAGGGCATCCGCAGCGCGCCCCGCGACGCGCTCATCACCCTGTCGACGCCGTCCGAGTCGCTGGGCCGGGCGTTCGGCGTGCACCGCATGATGGACAGCGTCGGGGCGTTCCTCGGGCCGCTGGTGGCGGTCGGGGTCCTGCTGGCCGTCGGCGAGTCGTACGACGCGGTGTTCGTGACCAGCTTCTGCGTCGCGGCGCTGGCGGTGGTCGTGCTCGTGCTGTTCGTGCGCGAGCAGCAACCCGCGACGCCGACGGCCACCGCCGGCCCGGCCGCCGACACCGCCGTGTCCGTGCGCGAGGTGTGGGGTCTGCTGCGTGAGCGGCCGGCCCGCCGGCTCGTCCTCGCCGCCGGCCTGCTCGGGCTGGCCACGATCGGTGACGGATTCGTCTACCTGCTGCTGCAACGCCGCGAGGACCTGAGCCTGCTGTGGTTCCCGCTGCTCGCGGTGGGGACCAGCCTGGCCTACCTGCTGCTCGCCACCCCGATCGGGATCGTCGCCGACCGGATCGGGCGGCTGCCGGTGGTGGTCGGTGGCTACGCCGCGCTCGGCGTCACCTACCTGCTGCTGGCCGGGCCGGTCGGCGGGTGGCCGCTGCTCGTGCTCGCGCTCGCCCTGTACGGCCTCTTCTACGCGGCCACCGACGGGGTGCTCGTCGCCCTCGCCGGCCCGGTCCTGCCGGTGCGGCTGCGCACCACGGGCATCGCGCTCGTCCAGACCGCGCAGGCGCTGGCGTACCTCGTGTCGTCGGTCCTGTTCGGGCTCGCCTGGCAGGCGTGGGGCCCCCAGACGGCGATCCGCGTCGCCGCCGCGACCGTCGCCGGGATCCTGCTCGTCACGATGCTCCTGCTGGCCCGCGGCCGGCGTCCCGCCTCCCGGAAGGTCCCCTGATGCCCGCGATGTCGACCCGGATCAAGCTCGGGGTGGCCACCGCCGCCGCGGTGGCGCTGGGCGCCGTGGCGGTCGGCTACGCCGTCGCCGCCGCCCCGGCGGCGGCGCCCGAGGCCGCCGCCGGCACGGTCACCCTGACGCCGGGCCCGCGCCTGCTCACCATCACCGACCGGCACGTGTCGTCGGTGGCCGCGGCCGACCCGTCCGGGACGCGTACCGTCTCGTCGGTGGAGTGCCTGCGGGTGTACGCCGCGGCCGGCACCGGCGTCTGCCTGGGGCCGAAGACCCCCTGGCAGTACCAGCTCGTGGTGCTCGACAGCGCGCTGCGCCCCACGCGTACGGTCGAGATCCCCGGGCTGCCCAACCGGGCGCGGGTCTCCGCGTCGGGCCGCATGGTGTCGTGGACGACGTTCGTCGGCGGCGACTCCTACACCGCCAGCGGCTTCTCCACCCGCACCGGGATCGTCGACACCCGCGACGGCAGCACGGTGATGTCGCTGGAGGAGTTCGCGGTGCGACGCGACGGCCGCCCCTACCGCAGCGCCGACGTCAACTTCTGGGGCGTCACGTTCACCGCCGACGACAACGTCTTCTACGCGACGATGTCCACCGCCGGCAAGCGCTACCTGGTGCGGGGCGACCTCTCCGCCCGGAGAGTCGAGACGCTGAAGGAGAACGTCGAGTGCCCGTCCCTGTCACCGGACGGCACGCGCCTCGCCTTCAAGGAGGCCGTCGACGCCGACCCGGCGAAGGGCTGGCGCCTGTCGGTCCTCGACCTGGCGAGCCTGCGGGTCACCGCGACGGCGGAGACCGCGAGCGTCGACGACCAGGCGGCGTGGCTCGACGGCGCGACGTTGGCGTACACGCTGCGCCAGGAGGACGGTCGACCCGACGTGTGG
This genomic stretch from Micromonospora krabiensis harbors:
- a CDS encoding MFS transporter, which produces MYLSTVTRPETEPVAPDPGRRRRRVALVSGNVVALGTVSLITDISAEMVTAVLPLYLVFGLQLSPLAFGVVDGVYTGATALLRVVGGFVADRFRRRKLVAGLGYALSAVAKLGLLLAGRSVPAIGAVIAVDRLGKGIRSAPRDALITLSTPSESLGRAFGVHRMMDSVGAFLGPLVAVGVLLAVGESYDAVFVTSFCVAALAVVVLVLFVREQQPATPTATAGPAADTAVSVREVWGLLRERPARRLVLAAGLLGLATIGDGFVYLLLQRREDLSLLWFPLLAVGTSLAYLLLATPIGIVADRIGRLPVVVGGYAALGVTYLLLAGPVGGWPLLVLALALYGLFYAATDGVLVALAGPVLPVRLRTTGIALVQTAQALAYLVSSVLFGLAWQAWGPQTAIRVAAATVAGILLVTMLLLARGRRPASRKVP
- a CDS encoding TolB family protein — its product is MPAMSTRIKLGVATAAAVALGAVAVGYAVAAAPAAAPEAAAGTVTLTPGPRLLTITDRHVSSVAAADPSGTRTVSSVECLRVYAAAGTGVCLGPKTPWQYQLVVLDSALRPTRTVEIPGLPNRARVSASGRMVSWTTFVGGDSYTASGFSTRTGIVDTRDGSTVMSLEEFAVRRDGRPYRSADVNFWGVTFTADDNVFYATMSTAGKRYLVRGDLSARRVETLKENVECPSLSPDGTRLAFKEAVDADPAKGWRLSVLDLASLRVTATAETASVDDQAAWLDGATLAYTLRQEDGRPDVWSVPADGSGQPELLVPGAESPSPLT